A portion of the Krasilnikovia cinnamomea genome contains these proteins:
- the ccsB gene encoding c-type cytochrome biogenesis protein CcsB, whose product MAELSNQLMVVAVLAYLAAMVCHAAEYSFGNRSHIGRAASRPARQLVGAGAPVAEAGAGAEGAEPGARRDRGVLFGRIAVAITALALAAHLGTLVTRGVAADRMPWGNMYEFILSVTFVGAVVWLGVLSRKPAIRHLGLFVTLALVVLLGAAGLIAYTPVGPLVPALNSYWFIIHVATIILASGIFLFGAVPAAMFLIKTGHDGGKRSFPYSLGRRVPAAATLERLTFRLHAFAFPLFTFGALIAGPLWAEASWGRYWGWDPKEVWAFISWVVYACYLHARATPSVKRTTATWIALLGFATMLMNLFGVNLFFAGLHSYADAG is encoded by the coding sequence ATGGCCGAGTTGTCGAATCAGCTCATGGTGGTCGCGGTGCTGGCGTACCTGGCGGCGATGGTGTGCCACGCCGCCGAGTACTCGTTCGGCAACCGCAGCCACATCGGCCGAGCCGCCAGCCGACCCGCCCGGCAGCTGGTCGGGGCGGGTGCGCCCGTGGCGGAAGCGGGAGCCGGGGCCGAGGGGGCCGAGCCCGGTGCGCGCCGGGACCGTGGGGTGCTGTTCGGCCGGATCGCGGTGGCGATCACGGCGCTGGCGCTCGCCGCCCACCTGGGCACCCTGGTCACGCGCGGGGTCGCGGCAGACCGGATGCCGTGGGGCAACATGTACGAGTTCATCCTGTCGGTCACGTTCGTCGGGGCGGTCGTGTGGCTGGGCGTGCTCAGCCGCAAGCCCGCCATCCGCCATCTCGGCCTCTTCGTCACGCTGGCCCTCGTGGTGCTGCTGGGCGCGGCCGGGCTGATCGCGTACACGCCGGTGGGGCCGCTTGTGCCCGCGCTGAACTCGTACTGGTTCATCATTCACGTGGCGACGATCATCCTGGCCTCGGGCATCTTCCTGTTCGGCGCGGTGCCGGCGGCGATGTTCCTCATCAAGACGGGTCACGACGGGGGCAAGCGCTCATTCCCGTACTCGTTGGGCCGGCGGGTGCCCGCCGCGGCCACCTTGGAGCGGCTGACGTTCCGGCTGCACGCGTTCGCGTTCCCGCTGTTCACCTTCGGCGCGTTGATCGCGGGTCCGCTGTGGGCCGAGGCGTCCTGGGGCCGGTACTGGGGCTGGGACCCCAAGGAGGTGTGGGCGTTCATCTCCTGGGTCGTGTACGCCTGCTACCTGCATGCCCGCGCGACGCCGAGCGTGAAGCGCACCACGGCCACCTGGATCGCGCTGCTGGGCTTCGCGACCATGCTGATGAACCTGTTCGGGGTGAACCTGTTCTTCGCGGGCCTGCACTCGTACGCCGACGCCGGCTGA
- a CDS encoding putative glycolipid-binding domain-containing protein, with translation MPPLAASLFWERRDTSGVEHALVDTRLGLYARGTAAAVDPVPYTCRYELHTDPGWASAWIDVGTEGAGWARTLKLELAAGRWRVTTAEQGDLDGALTAAGHAGAGQPGTEEPDLLYGAFDVDLAGSPLTNTLPIRRLGLTKAEPGVAHRLSVAWVLVPSLEVVQADQIYTPVGGGTVRFATETFSADLTVDDDGFVTDFPGLAHLIR, from the coding sequence ATGCCGCCACTTGCTGCCTCGCTGTTCTGGGAGCGCCGCGACACCTCCGGCGTCGAGCACGCGCTCGTGGACACCCGCCTGGGCCTGTACGCGCGCGGCACCGCCGCCGCGGTCGACCCGGTCCCGTACACCTGCCGCTACGAGCTGCACACCGATCCGGGCTGGGCCAGCGCCTGGATCGACGTGGGCACCGAGGGCGCCGGCTGGGCCCGTACGCTCAAGCTCGAACTGGCCGCCGGGCGCTGGCGGGTGACCACCGCCGAGCAGGGTGACCTCGACGGCGCCCTGACCGCCGCCGGCCATGCCGGGGCCGGTCAGCCCGGCACCGAGGAGCCCGACCTGTTGTACGGCGCGTTCGACGTCGATCTGGCGGGTTCGCCACTGACCAACACCCTGCCGATCCGACGCCTGGGTCTGACGAAGGCCGAGCCCGGGGTGGCGCACCGGCTGAGCGTCGCGTGGGTGCTGGTGCCCAGCCTGGAGGTGGTGCAGGCGGACCAGATCTACACGCCGGTGGGCGGGGGGACGGTCCGGTTCGCCACGGAGACCTTCAGCGCGGATCTGACCGTGGACGACGACGGCTTCGTGACGGACTTCCCCGGGCTGGCCCACCTCATCCGCTGA
- a CDS encoding Lrp/AsnC family transcriptional regulator — protein MDAIDLRLIGLLRDNARSSYAELARKVGLSAPAVHERVGKLEAAGTIRAYRAEVDNDALGLGVTALIGIIEDSGADTDDVLNAVREMPEVESCYFMAGVESYQLIVRVSSIAELERLIVRINRTPGVASTRTAIALSTKWENRPQPSLG, from the coding sequence ATGGACGCCATCGACCTGCGCCTCATCGGCCTACTGCGGGACAACGCCCGCTCCTCGTACGCGGAGCTGGCGCGCAAGGTCGGCCTCTCCGCCCCGGCCGTACACGAGCGGGTCGGCAAGCTGGAGGCGGCCGGGACGATCCGGGCGTACCGGGCCGAAGTGGACAATGATGCTCTCGGGCTGGGGGTCACGGCGCTCATCGGCATCATCGAGGACTCCGGCGCCGACACCGACGACGTGCTGAACGCGGTCCGCGAGATGCCCGAGGTCGAGTCCTGCTACTTCATGGCGGGCGTCGAGTCGTACCAGCTCATCGTCCGGGTGTCCTCGATCGCCGAGCTGGAGCGGCTGATCGTACGCATCAACCGGACGCCCGGGGTGGCTTCGACCCGGACGGCGATCGCCCTGTCCACCAAGTGGGAGAACCGCCCACAGCCCAGCCTGGGTTAG
- the mqnP gene encoding menaquinone biosynthesis prenyltransferase MqnP — translation MTAVAPTPEKPGRIRSFLRLVAIEHSVFALPFAYLSALVAMAAPAGLIAVMPPGSVRSSGIYWRDLVLITVAMVSGRTFAMAANRILDRKIDALNPRTQNRELVTGAVSLRTAWTGAGISLALLFASAALLNPLCLLLSPLAVLPLIVYPYAKRFTNFPHYVLALAQAVAPVGAWLAITGTFAGSGPAWVLGAAVGLWIGGFDLIYACQDAEIDRQIGVHSTPARYGVRAALLLSTLTHVVTFALFLWFGQLVGLGRLWWIGLALTAVAFVYQHVVVTPTDLSKVNRAFFTANGFVGIALFLFALLDLVLSDRLTTLVAAAPK, via the coding sequence ATGACGGCGGTCGCCCCCACCCCGGAGAAGCCGGGCCGGATCAGGTCCTTCCTGCGGTTGGTGGCCATCGAGCACTCCGTGTTCGCACTGCCGTTCGCATACCTGTCCGCCCTCGTGGCGATGGCGGCCCCGGCGGGTCTGATCGCCGTCATGCCACCCGGTTCGGTGCGCAGCTCCGGGATCTACTGGCGCGACCTCGTACTGATCACGGTGGCGATGGTGTCGGGGCGCACCTTCGCCATGGCGGCCAACCGGATCCTCGACCGCAAGATCGACGCCCTGAACCCGCGTACGCAGAACCGTGAGCTCGTCACCGGCGCGGTGAGCCTGCGCACCGCCTGGACCGGGGCCGGGATCTCCCTGGCCCTGCTGTTCGCCTCGGCGGCCCTGCTCAACCCGCTCTGCCTGCTGCTGTCGCCGCTGGCGGTCCTCCCGCTGATCGTCTACCCGTACGCGAAGCGGTTCACGAACTTCCCGCACTACGTGCTTGCGCTGGCGCAGGCCGTGGCGCCGGTCGGGGCCTGGCTGGCGATCACGGGCACCTTCGCCGGGTCGGGTCCGGCCTGGGTGCTGGGTGCCGCGGTCGGCCTGTGGATCGGCGGCTTCGACCTCATCTACGCCTGCCAGGACGCGGAGATCGACCGGCAGATCGGGGTGCACTCGACCCCGGCCCGGTACGGCGTGCGCGCCGCGCTGCTCCTGTCCACGCTCACCCACGTCGTGACGTTCGCGCTGTTCCTCTGGTTCGGCCAGCTGGTCGGGCTGGGCCGGCTCTGGTGGATCGGGCTGGCCCTGACCGCCGTGGCGTTCGTCTACCAGCACGTCGTGGTCACCCCGACCGACCTGTCCAAGGTCAACCGGGCGTTCTTCACCGCGAACGGGTTCGTCGGCATCGCCCTGTTCCTGTTCGCCCTGCTCGACCTAGTCCTCTCCGACCGGCTGACCACCCTGGTCGCAGCCGCCCCGAAATAG
- a CDS encoding PLP-dependent cysteine synthase family protein has translation MQQMDRCDDAARQWARDAIGSVEADANRSADTHLLPFPLPPAWGIDLYLKDESSHPTGSLKHRLARSLFLYALCNGWIGAHTTIVEASSGSTAVSEAYFARMLGLPFIAVMPASTSPEKISLIEFQGGKCHLVTDPTTVVAEARRLAGDLGGHFMDQFTYAERATDWRGNNNIAESIFAQLQLERHPVPTWVVVGAGTGGTSATIGRYARYRRYPTKLCVVDPEGSAFWPAYLSGDWSVATGRGSRIEGIGRPRVEPSFQPAVVDRMVPVPDAASLAAMRAGSDVLGRRVGGSTGTNLWGAFALIAEMRAAGCTGSVVTLICDGGERYADTYYSDAWVQAQGLDLAEPRAVIDRFLRDGTWPA, from the coding sequence ATGCAACAGATGGACCGGTGTGATGACGCCGCACGCCAGTGGGCCCGCGACGCCATCGGAAGCGTCGAGGCCGACGCCAACCGCTCCGCCGACACCCACCTCCTGCCGTTCCCGCTGCCCCCGGCGTGGGGCATCGACCTGTACCTCAAGGACGAGTCGTCACACCCCACCGGCTCGCTGAAGCACCGCCTCGCCCGCTCCCTGTTCCTGTACGCCCTGTGCAACGGCTGGATCGGCGCGCACACCACGATCGTCGAAGCGTCCTCGGGCTCCACCGCGGTCAGCGAGGCGTACTTCGCCCGGATGCTCGGGCTGCCGTTCATCGCGGTGATGCCCGCCTCCACCTCGCCCGAGAAGATCTCCCTGATCGAGTTCCAGGGCGGCAAGTGCCACCTGGTCACCGACCCGACCACGGTGGTCGCCGAGGCGCGCCGCCTCGCCGGTGACCTCGGCGGGCACTTCATGGACCAGTTCACGTACGCCGAGCGGGCGACCGACTGGCGCGGCAACAACAACATCGCCGAGTCGATCTTCGCCCAGCTACAGCTCGAACGGCACCCCGTACCGACCTGGGTCGTGGTGGGCGCGGGCACCGGCGGCACCAGCGCCACCATCGGCCGCTACGCCCGGTACCGCCGGTACCCCACCAAGCTGTGCGTGGTGGACCCGGAGGGATCGGCGTTCTGGCCCGCGTACCTGTCCGGCGACTGGAGCGTCGCCACCGGCCGCGGCTCCCGCATCGAGGGCATCGGCCGCCCCCGCGTCGAACCGTCGTTCCAGCCCGCCGTCGTCGACCGGATGGTCCCCGTGCCGGACGCGGCGTCGCTGGCCGCCATGCGCGCGGGCTCGGACGTCCTCGGCCGCCGGGTCGGCGGGTCCACCGGCACCAACCTGTGGGGGGCGTTCGCGCTCATCGCCGAGATGCGCGCGGCCGGGTGCACCGGCTCCGTGGTCACCCTGATCTGCGACGGCGGCGAACGGTACGCCGACACGTACTACTCCGACGCGTGGGTTCAGGCCCAGGGCCTCGACCTGGCGGAGCCCCGCGCCGTCATCGACCGCTTCCTGCGCGACGGCACCTGGCCGGCCTGA
- a CDS encoding UbiX family flavin prenyltransferase — MRIPWIVGVSGASGTPYARAVLGGLLDAGAAVDLVISRAARLTLLDETGATVRDAHWKDDVATWLGRDLAGADIVYWPAVDLAAGPSSGSYPARGMIVVPASTAACAGISIGLSKDLLQRAAEVNLKERRTTVVVPRETPVTRSHLEHLIALHDAGAVVLPASPGFYGAGARASAAQLIDFVAGKVLDAAGVPHTLFRRWSGELGGR; from the coding sequence GTGCGGATTCCATGGATCGTCGGCGTCTCCGGGGCCTCGGGCACCCCGTATGCCCGGGCGGTGCTCGGCGGGCTGCTGGACGCCGGTGCGGCGGTCGACCTGGTCATCTCCCGGGCGGCCCGGCTGACGCTGCTGGACGAGACCGGCGCGACGGTCCGCGACGCGCACTGGAAGGACGACGTCGCCACGTGGCTCGGCCGCGACCTGGCCGGGGCCGACATCGTCTACTGGCCGGCGGTCGACCTCGCCGCCGGGCCGAGCAGCGGCTCGTATCCGGCGCGCGGGATGATCGTCGTCCCGGCCAGCACGGCGGCGTGCGCCGGCATCTCGATCGGGCTCTCCAAGGACCTGCTGCAGCGCGCGGCGGAAGTGAACCTCAAGGAGCGCCGCACGACCGTCGTGGTGCCCCGGGAGACCCCGGTGACCCGCAGCCACCTGGAGCACCTGATCGCCCTGCACGACGCGGGCGCGGTGGTGCTGCCGGCCAGCCCCGGGTTCTACGGGGCGGGGGCGCGGGCCAGCGCGGCCCAGCTGATCGACTTCGTGGCCGGCAAGGTGCTGGACGCGGCCGGGGTGCCGCACACCCTGTTCCGGCGCTGGAGCGGCGAGCTGGGCGGCCGCTGA
- a CDS encoding menaquinone biosynthesis decarboxylase: MVARGFPYPDLQSFLAALEGAGELRRVGVPVDPTLEISEVVTRTVRAGGPALLFERPTRGEMPVAINLFATERRTAMALGVDTLDEVGDRIGALVKPELPVGWSGIREGLGKVLQLKSVPPKKVKSAPCQEVVLKGDEVDLNRLPGLQVWPGDGGIFHNFGLTHTKHPETGKRNLGLYRLQQHSHNTLGMHWQIHKDSTAHHAVAERLGQRLPVAVAIGCDPVVSYAASAPLPSDIDEYLFAGFLRGERVEMVDCLTVPLQVPAHAQIVLEGYLEPGERLPEGPFGDHTGFYTPVEPFPVLHIEAMTMRRDPIYHSIITSKPPQEDHGLGKATERIFLPLLRMMIPDIVDYDMPAAGVFHNCVIVSIRKRYPKHAQKVMNAIWGAHLMSLTKLIVVVDDDCDVHDYHEVAFRAFGNVDYDRDLVLTQGPVDHLDHASYQQFWGGKAGIDATRKLPTEGYTRGWPDEMTMSPEVVALVDKRWKEYGV; this comes from the coding sequence ATGGTTGCGCGTGGCTTCCCGTACCCGGATCTGCAGAGTTTCCTCGCGGCCCTGGAGGGCGCGGGTGAGCTGCGGCGAGTCGGGGTGCCGGTCGATCCGACGCTGGAGATCAGCGAGGTGGTGACCCGGACGGTGCGCGCCGGCGGTCCGGCGCTGCTGTTCGAGCGGCCCACCCGCGGCGAAATGCCGGTCGCGATCAACCTGTTCGCCACGGAGCGCCGCACCGCGATGGCGCTGGGAGTGGACACCCTGGACGAGGTCGGCGACCGGATCGGCGCGCTGGTCAAGCCCGAACTGCCGGTCGGCTGGTCCGGCATCCGGGAGGGCCTGGGCAAGGTGCTGCAGCTCAAGTCCGTCCCACCGAAGAAGGTGAAGTCCGCCCCCTGCCAGGAGGTGGTGCTCAAGGGCGACGAGGTGGATCTGAACCGGCTGCCCGGGCTGCAGGTGTGGCCCGGCGACGGCGGCATCTTCCACAACTTCGGGCTGACCCACACCAAGCATCCCGAGACCGGCAAGCGCAACCTCGGGCTTTACCGGCTCCAGCAGCACTCCCACAACACGCTGGGCATGCACTGGCAGATCCACAAGGATTCGACCGCGCACCACGCGGTCGCCGAGCGGCTCGGGCAGCGCCTGCCGGTCGCGGTGGCGATCGGCTGCGACCCGGTGGTGAGCTACGCGGCCAGCGCCCCGCTGCCGAGCGACATCGACGAGTACCTGTTCGCCGGGTTCCTGCGCGGCGAGCGGGTCGAGATGGTCGACTGCCTGACGGTCCCGTTGCAGGTGCCCGCGCACGCGCAGATCGTGCTGGAGGGCTACCTGGAGCCGGGGGAGCGGCTGCCGGAGGGGCCGTTCGGCGACCACACCGGCTTCTACACGCCGGTGGAACCGTTCCCGGTGCTGCACATCGAGGCGATGACGATGCGGCGCGACCCGATCTACCACTCCATCATCACGTCCAAGCCGCCGCAGGAGGACCACGGCCTGGGCAAGGCCACCGAGCGGATCTTCCTGCCGTTGCTGCGGATGATGATCCCCGACATCGTGGACTACGACATGCCCGCCGCCGGGGTCTTCCACAACTGCGTGATCGTCTCGATCCGCAAGCGCTACCCGAAGCACGCGCAGAAGGTGATGAACGCGATCTGGGGCGCGCACCTGATGTCGCTGACCAAGCTGATCGTGGTGGTGGACGACGACTGCGACGTGCACGACTACCACGAGGTGGCGTTCCGCGCGTTCGGCAACGTCGACTACGACCGTGACCTGGTGCTCACCCAGGGCCCGGTCGACCATCTCGACCACGCCTCCTACCAGCAGTTCTGGGGCGGCAAGGCGGGCATCGACGCCACCCGTAAGCTGCCGACCGAGGGATACACCCGAGGCTGGCCGGACGAGATGACCATGTCTCCCGAGGTGGTCGCGCTGGTCGACAAGCGCTGGAAGGAGTACGGCGTATGA
- a CDS encoding BldC family transcriptional regulator, with amino-acid sequence MDTGDRLLTPGEVAALFRVDPKTVTRWAAAGRIGSIRTPGGHRRFRESEVRALLEGDGVIEEMREDDAANKPRNAGPTNPGAYGPPNGLR; translated from the coding sequence GTGGACACTGGAGATCGTCTGCTGACACCGGGCGAGGTGGCCGCTCTGTTCCGCGTCGACCCCAAGACGGTGACGCGTTGGGCCGCGGCCGGACGTATCGGCAGCATCCGTACTCCTGGTGGACACCGCCGGTTCCGCGAGTCCGAGGTGCGCGCGCTGCTGGAAGGCGACGGCGTGATCGAGGAAATGCGCGAGGACGACGCCGCCAACAAGCCCCGCAACGCCGGACCCACCAACCCCGGCGCCTACGGCCCACCCAACGGCCTGCGCTAG
- a CDS encoding DEAD/DEAH box helicase, which yields MTTFADPSTFPSVLETPTDTETPAESSDETPAAPVTATFAELGLPAEIVRVLTREGITAPFEIQAATIPDALAGRDVLGRGQTGSGKTLAFGLPVLARVAAGGRAKPHRPKALILVPTRELAMQVADSLLPVGRSVGVFLKTAVGGVPYDRQMDALRRGVEVIVATPGRLGDLIERGACQLDDVEITVLDEADQMADMGFLPDVTELLAKTPADAQRLLFSATLDGDVDTLVQRFMTDPVTHSTAPAEASVSTMDHHLLLIPPRDKFSITASIASREGKTIVFARTQMGVDRLVEQLAAVGVRAGALHGGKTQRVRTRTLAEFKEGRTNVLVATDVAARGIHVDGISLVMHVDPPKDPKDYLHRAGRTARAGESGAVVTLVLPKQRRTTQAMMTKAGVEPGEVRVRLGDEKLAEITGAREPSGVPVVEEPEPRRERGDRPRRFGDRDRGDRPRGFDRDRPRSYGDRSYGDRPRGFGDRDRSHGDRPRSFGDRDRTQGDRPRSFGDRDRTQGDRPRSFGDRDRTQGDRPRSFGDRDRTQGDRPRSFGDRDRSHGDRPRSFGDGERGHGDRPRGERTGERGFGDRARFGERPRGERPTGDRDRSFPDRPRAERGHGAGRNGERTGGGFRRDAPRNDRREGGPGGERRFGPSRTARH from the coding sequence TTGACCACTTTCGCTGATCCCAGCACGTTCCCGTCCGTCCTCGAAACCCCCACGGACACCGAAACCCCCGCGGAATCCTCCGACGAGACCCCTGCGGCCCCGGTGACCGCCACCTTCGCCGAGCTCGGCCTGCCCGCCGAGATCGTTCGCGTGCTGACCCGCGAGGGCATCACCGCGCCGTTCGAGATCCAGGCCGCGACCATTCCGGACGCGCTCGCGGGCCGTGACGTGCTCGGCCGGGGCCAGACCGGCTCCGGCAAGACCCTGGCGTTCGGCCTGCCCGTGCTGGCCCGCGTCGCGGCGGGCGGGCGCGCCAAGCCGCACCGCCCGAAGGCCCTGATCCTGGTGCCGACCCGCGAGCTGGCCATGCAGGTGGCCGATTCGCTGCTGCCGGTCGGCCGGTCCGTCGGCGTCTTCCTGAAGACCGCGGTCGGCGGCGTGCCGTACGACCGGCAGATGGACGCGCTGCGGCGCGGCGTCGAGGTGATCGTGGCCACGCCCGGCCGCCTCGGGGACCTCATCGAGCGGGGCGCCTGCCAGCTCGACGACGTCGAGATCACGGTGCTGGACGAGGCCGACCAGATGGCCGACATGGGCTTCCTGCCCGACGTCACGGAACTGCTGGCCAAGACCCCCGCCGACGCGCAGCGGCTGCTGTTCTCCGCCACTCTGGACGGTGACGTGGACACGCTGGTCCAGCGGTTCATGACCGACCCGGTCACCCACTCGACCGCCCCGGCGGAGGCCAGCGTCTCCACGATGGACCACCACTTGCTGCTGATCCCGCCGCGCGACAAGTTCTCGATCACGGCGTCGATCGCCAGCCGGGAGGGCAAGACGATCGTCTTCGCCCGTACCCAGATGGGGGTGGACCGGCTGGTCGAGCAGCTCGCGGCGGTCGGCGTCCGCGCCGGCGCGCTGCACGGCGGCAAGACCCAGCGGGTACGCACGCGCACGCTGGCCGAGTTCAAGGAAGGCCGCACGAACGTCCTGGTGGCCACTGACGTCGCCGCCCGCGGCATCCACGTCGACGGCATCTCCCTGGTGATGCACGTGGACCCGCCGAAGGACCCGAAGGACTACCTGCACCGGGCCGGGCGTACGGCCCGCGCGGGTGAGTCCGGCGCGGTCGTCACGCTGGTGCTGCCGAAGCAGCGCCGCACCACCCAGGCGATGATGACGAAGGCCGGCGTGGAGCCGGGTGAGGTTCGGGTGCGCCTGGGCGACGAGAAGCTGGCCGAGATCACCGGTGCCCGCGAGCCAAGCGGCGTGCCGGTGGTGGAGGAACCGGAGCCCCGCCGCGAGCGCGGCGACCGGCCGCGTCGCTTCGGCGACCGGGACCGCGGCGACCGCCCGCGCGGCTTCGACCGCGACCGCCCCCGCAGCTACGGGGACCGGAGTTACGGCGACCGCCCGCGCGGCTTCGGCGACCGCGACCGTAGCCACGGCGATCGGCCGCGCAGCTTCGGCGACCGCGACCGCACCCAGGGCGACCGGCCCCGCAGCTTCGGCGACCGCGACCGCACCCAGGGCGACCGGCCCCGCAGCTTCGGCGACCGCGACCGCACCCAGGGCGACCGGCCCCGCAGCTTCGGCGACCGCGACCGCACCCAGGGCGACCGGCCCCGCAGCTTCGGCGACCGCGACCGTAGCCACGGCGACCGGCCCCGCAGCTTCGGCGACGGCGAGCGCGGGCACGGCGACCGGCCCCGGGGCGAGCGCACCGGTGAGCGTGGCTTCGGCGACCGGGCGCGGTTCGGCGAGCGTCCCCGCGGCGAGCGCCCCACCGGTGACCGGGACCGTTCCTTCCCGGACCGCCCGCGGGCGGAGCGCGGGCACGGCGCCGGGCGTAACGGGGAGCGCACGGGCGGCGGGTTCCGTCGCGACGCTCCGCGCAACGACCGGCGCGAGGGTGGGCCGGGCGGCGAGCGCCGCTTCGGACCGTCCCGCACCGCCCGTCACTGA
- a CDS encoding methyl-accepting chemotaxis protein, with amino-acid sequence MGLVRNLRVGVRLGAAFGLVGLLLAVTVGLGLWGQARMEEATNRVTEAAGIRSHAQTAKFRTADFAGWQTGYAFDVVRGVPNAADDTVGQRKEFLASTAAFRTDLAALRSDQLTAQERETVANLQKSFEAFVQVDQKIIAGYRAGTPASIAASNDLASGESLEWMAKIVQGADTLVDQSAKAADQARADFTATSRDTRLLVVGTGVVCVLLAGALAFLVTRTIVRPLGRMVAAMRQVADKDLTVRVGLTGRDELAELGRAVDTTLDALSASFAVISADTTTVADAAGQLAQVSAHLGGAATETSAQSDQVASASEEVSRNVQTVATGTEEMTAAIAEISGSATEAARVAASGVDGAREASRVIAKLGASSAEIGTVIKLITEIAEQTNLLALNATIEAARAGESGKGFAVVAGEVKDLAQATAKATDDISLLVQTIQQDTAAAGTAIARVDDIINRINDYSVTIAGAVEEQTATTQEMSRGVGEAASGSAQIAENISGVALAAQTTSAGSEQAHQTAEELTRVADRLRGEVSQFRT; translated from the coding sequence ATGGGCTTGGTCAGGAACTTGCGGGTGGGCGTCCGGCTGGGGGCGGCCTTCGGCTTGGTGGGGCTGCTGCTGGCGGTGACCGTCGGGCTGGGACTGTGGGGACAGGCGCGGATGGAGGAGGCGACCAACCGGGTCACCGAGGCCGCCGGGATCCGCTCGCACGCGCAGACCGCGAAGTTCCGCACCGCCGACTTCGCGGGCTGGCAGACCGGGTACGCGTTCGACGTCGTGCGTGGAGTGCCGAACGCGGCCGACGACACGGTGGGCCAGCGCAAGGAGTTCCTGGCGTCGACCGCGGCGTTCCGCACCGACCTGGCCGCCCTGCGCTCCGACCAGCTCACCGCCCAGGAACGCGAGACGGTAGCGAACCTGCAGAAATCGTTCGAGGCGTTCGTCCAGGTCGACCAGAAGATCATCGCCGGATACCGGGCCGGCACGCCCGCGTCGATCGCCGCGTCCAACGACCTGGCCTCGGGCGAGTCACTGGAATGGATGGCCAAGATCGTGCAGGGTGCCGACACCCTGGTGGACCAGTCCGCCAAGGCGGCCGACCAGGCCCGCGCGGACTTCACCGCGACCAGCCGCGACACCCGCCTTCTGGTGGTCGGCACGGGCGTGGTCTGCGTGCTGCTGGCCGGGGCGCTGGCGTTCCTGGTCACCCGCACGATCGTCCGGCCGCTGGGCCGCATGGTCGCCGCGATGCGCCAGGTCGCGGACAAGGACCTCACGGTCCGGGTCGGGCTGACGGGCCGCGATGAACTGGCCGAGCTCGGCCGCGCGGTCGACACCACGCTGGACGCGCTGAGCGCCTCGTTCGCGGTGATCAGCGCCGACACCACCACCGTCGCCGACGCGGCCGGTCAGCTCGCCCAGGTGTCGGCGCATCTGGGCGGCGCGGCCACCGAGACCTCCGCGCAGTCCGATCAGGTCGCCTCCGCCTCCGAGGAGGTGTCCCGCAACGTGCAGACCGTGGCCACGGGCACCGAGGAGATGACCGCCGCGATCGCCGAGATCTCGGGCAGTGCGACCGAGGCGGCCCGGGTCGCCGCGTCGGGGGTCGACGGTGCCCGCGAGGCGTCCCGGGTGATCGCCAAACTCGGTGCGAGCAGCGCCGAGATCGGCACGGTCATCAAGCTGATCACCGAGATCGCGGAGCAGACGAACCTCCTGGCACTCAACGCCACGATCGAAGCCGCTCGCGCCGGCGAGTCCGGCAAGGGGTTCGCCGTGGTGGCCGGCGAGGTCAAGGACCTCGCGCAGGCGACGGCGAAGGCCACCGACGACATCTCGCTGCTGGTGCAGACCATCCAGCAGGACACCGCCGCCGCGGGCACGGCGATCGCCCGGGTCGACGACATCATCAACCGGATCAACGACTACTCGGTCACCATCGCCGGGGCGGTGGAGGAGCAGACGGCCACCACTCAGGAGATGAGCCGCGGGGTGGGCGAGGCGGCGTCCGGATCGGCGCAGATCGCGGAGAACATCTCCGGGGTGGCGCTCGCCGCGCAAACCACCTCGGCCGGGTCCGAGCAGGCGCACCAGACCGCGGAGGAACTCACCCGGGTGGCCGACCGGCTGCGCGGCGAGGTCAGCCAGTTCCGCACCTGA